In Candida dubliniensis CD36 chromosome 6, complete sequence, the following are encoded in one genomic region:
- a CDS encoding ATP synthase catalytic sector F1 epsilon subunit (Similar to S. cerevisiae ATP15;~In S. cerevisiae: epsilon subunit of the F1 sector of mitochondrial F1F0 ATP synthase, which is a large, evolutionarily conserved enzyme complex required for ATP synthesis) yields the protein MSAYKQAGVSLNKALAIAAQTLRNSLKPEFRAAAEKRGFVDAKVITFKDGKQSEPIPLKPTDK from the coding sequence ATGTCTGCATACAAACAAGCTGGTGTATCATTGAACAAAGCTTTAGCAATTGCTGCTCAAACTTTAAGAAACTCTTTAAAACCAGAATTCAGAGCTGCTGCTGAAAAAAGAGGATTCGTTGATGCCAAAGTTATAACTTTTAAAGATGGTAAACAAAGTGAACCAATTCCATTGAAACCAACTGACAAATAA
- a CDS encoding ATP-dependent permease, mitochondrial precursor, putative (Similar to S. cerevisiae MDL1;~In S. cerevisiae: mitochondrial inner membrane half-type ATP-binding cassette (ABC) transporter), translating to MIILPSIRNFLFLSSSRSIKVLPARQYFKNLTFITTKLNTIHSGPTTTTTTTSSSSYLLKTVCLSQFRTYSTTPSSNLPPSQVSVKAHLDATNLKKKEIKQERLEQFQKQENKKTFKQNLLTIGRIIKLGKPDWKLFVLAIGFILCAVLYPTTAVKLVGSVLDSFNNNIKDEDGDLLVWGYKVSTVFAVMIPFMAVSAVCFWARIWVLKLLGERLVARLRARVMKNLLRHDQEFFDNDKHKVGDLISRLSSDAYIVSRSITSNLPDGLKNLLFGLLSSYMMYSINPMLFGMMLLISPPITIGSVFYGEKIRKLSTNLQNATAGLTKVSEETLNSIKLINAFTGEQKELRKYSTRLRRVVEVAKQEAFAQSNYSVSIYSLYHTGYLACVALGVYLMTKGTMSAGDVVAFTMYSEFFNSALYSLTTTYLELMKGAGAGVKLFALIDYKNKVPAIQGEKVTTWRHTSVQDDIQFHDVTFSYPTRPNHTIFNHCNFEIVGGTSTCIVAPSGAGKSTVAALLLRAYDIQSGEILIGGKNIKDIQVRDLRRYIVGIVQQEPVLLSGTILENIVYGLTSSEINKLTMQDIIDVSKQANCHDFIVNFPDGYDTVIGNRGASLSGGQKQRIAIARALIKRPKVLILDEATSALDSKSESLINETLKNLTNEGSMTIISIAHRLSTISKSEFVVVLGKHGQVVETGKFVELFSNPDSELSKLLDESATSQAAAATQEEDEVDGSEQENRHHKTQEDELEHINREAEEIENKQIKYSKVKNLIESLPLDMKQQLLAEINNEEKNTT from the coding sequence atgataatattaCCGTCTATAAGGAATTTTTTATTCCTTTCTAGTAGTCGAAGTATAAAGGTGCTACCTGCTCGACAATACTTCAAAAATCTCACATTTATAACCACAAAACTTAACACCATACATTCGGGTCcaacgacaacaacaacaacaacatcatcatcatcatatcTACTAAAAACTGTATGTTTGTCACAATTCAGGACGTATAGCACTACCCCTTCATCCAATTTGCCACCTTCTCAAGTTTCTGTCAAGGCACATCTTGATGCAactaatttgaaaaagaaagaaatcaaacaagaaagattagaacaatttcaaaaacaagaaaacaaaaaaactttTAAACAAAATCTTCTAACCATtggaagaattattaaattggGGAAACCCGATTGGAAATTATTTGTACTAGCCATTGGATTTATATTATGTGCAGTTTTATACCCAACTACAGCCGTTAAATTGGTAGGATCTGTATTAGATTCattcaacaataacattaaagatgaagatgggGATTTACTTGTTTGGGGATATAAAGTTTCCACTGTGTTTGCAGTAATGATACCGTTTATGGCTGTTAGTGCTGTTTGTTTCTGGGCCAGAATTTGggtattaaaattattgggAGAAAGATTAGTAGCCAGATTACGTGCTAGagtgatgaagaatttattgCGTCATGACCAAGAATtctttgataatgataaacaCAAAGTAGGTGATTTAATCAGTAGATTATCAAGTGATGCATACATTGTCAGCCGATCCATCACATCTAATCTCCCTGATgggttgaaaaatttattgtttggGTTGTTAAGCTCATATATGATGTATCTGATCAATCCTATGTTATTTGGAATGATGTTATTAATCTCACCACCAATAACAATTGGTTCGGTATTTTATGGGGAGAAAATCAGGAAATTGTCGACCAATTTACAGAATGCCACTGCTGGATTGACCAAAGTGTCTGAAGAAACGTTGAATTctataaaattaattaatgcaTTTACTGGTGAACAAAAGGAATTGAGAAAATATTCTACTCGTTTGAGAAGAGTGGTTGAAGTTGCTAAACAAGAAGCATTTGctcaatcaaattattcTGTATCTATTTATTCATTGTATCATACTGGTTATTTGGCATGTGTGGCCTTGGGGGTTTATTTGATGACAAAGGGAACAATGTCAGCAGGAGATGTGGTGGCATTTACTATGTATCTGgaattcttcaattcaGCATTATACAGTTTAACAACGACATATTTGGAATTAATGAAAGGCGCTGGAGCTGGAGTTAAATTATTTGCATTAATCGATTATAAAAACAAGGTTCCTGCTATACAGGGGGAAAAAGTGACAACTTGGAGACATACTTCAGTTCAAGACGACATACAGTTTCATGATGTTACTTTCAGTTATCCGACTCGTCCGAATCATACAATCTTTAACCATTGTAATTTTGAGATTGTTGGAGGCACTAGTACTTGTATAGTTGCACCCAGTGGAGCAGGAAAATCAACAGTTGCTGCATTATTGCTTAGGGCTTATGATATTCAACTGGGTGAGATCTTAATTGGTGGTAAGAACATAAAAGATATTCAAGTACGTGATTTGAGACGTTATATTGTTGGGATTGTTCAACAAGAGCCAGTGTTGTTATCGGGGACTATACTAGAGAATATTGTTTATGGGTTGACTTCTTCTGAGATCAACAAGTTAACAATGCAAGATATTATTGATGTATCCAAACAAGCCAATTGTCatgattttattgttaatttcCCTGATGGATATGATACGGTAATTGGCAATCGAGGTGCTTCGTTGTCGGGAGGTCAAAAACAACGTATAGCTATTGCTAGAGCATTGATCAAAAGACCTaaagttttgattttggatgAAGCTACTTCTGCTCTTGATTCCAAATCGGAAAGTTTGATAAATGaaacattgaaaaatttgacaaATGAAGGGTCAATGACAATTATTTCTATTGCCCATagattatcaacaatttccaAATCGGAATTTGTTGTGGTTTTAGGTAAACATGGTCAAGTTGTTGAAACAGgtaaatttgttgaattatttagTAACCCTGATTCAGAGTTGTCGAAGTTGTTAGATGAGTCGGCAACTTCAcaagcagcagcagcaacacaagaagaagatgaagtaGATGGATCTGAACAAGAGAATCGTCATCATAAAACTCAAGAGGATGAACTAGAGCATATTAATCGAGAAGCTGAAGAGATTGAgaacaaacaaatcaaatatagCAAGGTCAAAAATCTAATTGAATCATTACCATTGGAtatgaaacaacaattacttgcagaaataaataatgagGAAAAGAACACCACTTGA
- a CDS encoding uncharacterized protein YBR130C orthologue, putative (Similar to S. cerevisiae SHE3;~similarity with ScSHE3 is weak) has protein sequence MTDTPNSPSKNTTKSASSSTKVIDSLHSKIDQLTDELTALKQSHQELTKKHSITAKKNDSFVDQLANAKHENDMLSALLKRKERRILDLEDQFNELTSQNESLVLSNKNMKIRCDNLQSNSNANIAEFERLKISYDALIASQMEYKNHYQQELNNLQIAFDNYKLENTKRFEELQTSIVNNDKDIDTLLDSLTNKRKAMDNIYVNKNNKVLQLLGNLAHLAKLHGQDTKSQVEQNLNIIEQLLVKYPDLQEKILEKEKIEIDLTEIIAHSNDVLTNSSFDEDTTLINSPDLENNHNFNNHNTSGSATPNNNNHNNNSNSHSLQSKKRKNYKRNSLILKESPPIISENVPSSLPKKPQVNNNLINIPKSRSKFNTPPTTPRQTTPRQFTNHNNDFEITHQWSSNNNNNNNNNNNNHRRNNSVDSRSDNGHHPHRRNNSYDSRPDHGQQHRRQPSQQNNNYNNNNYNNNNNNNNNINNNSNGFVKRSGSVRNGNNYNNNNGNGNGNGNGNANNNANNHGNKSKRRSTYNNNNNNNNNSKRNSQLFDNNFALNV, from the coding sequence ATGACAGATACTCCAAATTCCCCACTGAAGAATACAACAAAGTCTGCCAGTTCATCGACTAAAGTTATTGATTCTTTACATTCTAAAATAGATCAATTAACTGATGAATTAACTGCGTTAAAACAATCACATCAAGAATTGACGAAAAAACATTCCATTACTGCCAAAAAGAATGATTCCtttgttgatcaattaGCTAATGCTAAACATGAAAATGATATGTTATCGGcattattgaaaagaaaagaacGTCGTATTTTAGATTTAGAAGAtcaatttaatgaattaactAGTCAAAATGAAAGTTTGGTACTTAGCaataaaaatatgaaaattaGATGTGATAATTTACAATCCAATTCTAATGCTAATATTGCtgaatttgaaagattAAAAATTAGTTATGACGCGTTAATTGCTTCTCAAATGGAAtataaaaatcattatcaacaagaattaaataatttacaaattgcttttgataattataaattagaAAACACTAAAcgatttgaagaattacaaacttctattgttaataatgataaagataTCGATACTTTATTGGATTCTTTAACCAATAAACGGAAAGCTATGGATAATATTTATGTcaataaaaacaacaaagtaTTACAATTATTGGGTAATTTAGCTCATTTGGCAAAATTACATGGACAAGATACTAAATCTCAAGTTGaacaaaatttaaatattataGAACAATTATTGGTTAAATATCCTgatttacaagaaaaaatattagaaaaagaaaaaattgaaattgatttgactGAAATTATAGCTCATAGTAATGATGTATTAACCAATAGTTcttttgatgaagatacaactttaatcaattcaccagatttggaaaataatcataatttcaataatcaTAACACTTCCGGTTCTGCTActccaaataataataatcataataataatagtaatagcCATTCTTTACAATCGAAAAAGAGGAAAAACTATAAACGtaattctttgattttaaaagaaCTGCCACCTATTATACTGGAAAATGTTCCAAGTTCTTTACCAAAAAAACCTCaagttaataataatcttaTCAACATACCTAAAAGTAGATCCAAATTCAATACTCCACCAACAACGCCTAGACAAACAACACCTAGACAATTTACTaatcataataatgattttgaaataacACATCAATGGAGtagtaacaacaacaataacaacaacaataacaataacaaccaTCGCCGTAACAACAGTGTTGACTCTCGATCAGATAATGGTCACCATCCACATCGTCGTAATAATAGCTATGATTCAAGACCAGATCATGGCCAACAACATCGTCGTCAACCAAGtcaacaaaacaacaattataataataacaactataacaacaacaacaacaacaacaataacattaataataatagtaatggtTTTGTTAAACGAAGTGGTTCTGTTAgaaatggtaataattataataacaataatggcAATGGCAATGGAAATGGAAATGGAAATGCTAACAATAATGCCAACAATCATGGGAATAAATCTAAAAGAAGATCTACctataacaacaacaacaataacaataacaatagtaaAAGAAATTCGCAACTTTtcgataataattttgcaTTAAATGTATAG
- a CDS encoding DNA polymerase V, putative (Similar to S. cerevisiae POL5;~In S. cerevisiae: DNA Polymerase phi; not required for chromosomal DNA replication; required for the synthesis of rRNA; localised exclusively to the nucleolus and binds near or at the enhancer region of rRNA-encoding DNA repeating units), with amino-acid sequence MAVSRDHYFKLGSELPKERLNAATSLISELIATDNEEEWSYALNRLLKGILTTRQAAKFGFSMALTEVVNELINRNILTVGKYLNLLVETTKITSSMKGKEQRAILFGRLFGLQVLINSKIIILKSELNDMLQFVEILMELSNYKNWIRETGIFTLIQFIKLLDNIEYREKIYIKILNLINNFGLNLSTEGLAIYLSIPQSGQLSQNISNIKPNWKNGDPFYKGNLPILAKVLKDVEVINDEETETETETETQTKKTKKNKNKNQQKSSWNSRLPFVWDLIVAKFNQFVVDTNIEDELQDSISISKKRKKTPPQKHVSNNKRAKIEPEYISLKEFWKVVIDETLFSEKSSNERKYWGFEIFIKFITSLESSSSSSSSSSSLVEYLFTPNFMRCLINQHASSTRMLYKIAQQTLKTLVKTIQQEPNSELGPIVLSCLLDESKGGCWNFDLISKSHTIDEILQIKSNVNQYINILLENFIIKLQTQIVSEDSNNTNNKNSNDNILKWYLDKIVSLIKHHNNNNNNNQFKLSDTILESILTKLLQYSFFDTKEIKISKFLQSICKEKFNSILSEIITLKLENKIYKTWSTFCYQIIEKLSQLPKNKCLVEFDDEISIVKQETEQLLSTIIELNTNLTSSSSSSSSDKLYIFELMFSMCLIQLYMEDEETIQVINELKLVFENQFSPKDDDTNNNNNNNNNNNNNNNNNNNDDNDNDDENKIDDNLVLTEIVLSFISRKSTLFKKLSVLVWENFLCQVDDMGKLRVNEGCFKLLFDVLEAKENKQGQEKLFEGDEEFQEEEQEEEEEEENEEAQDDKSNENSEIDSESDSDSDSDNDSDDDDDDDDDSELDNNEDTIAEIDKQTNLKLAQALGIPTKESGEVKFDELDDLSSDDDDYESDSMDDEQMMAMDDQLSKIFKQRQDTIINLSTGNKRKLEVLEAKENMIFFKNRVLDLLETFNKVAINSHYNLTFIKPLINLMNLTLDKNLGIKAHKLLKNKISKTKIENEELKKYYNDDDDDDNNLSEYYHHLINLIEELQTKANTIKSSNQSVVQSYNQSCIIIAKNLLNLDESNMQAIVDIYCKSLKQWCLQSESKLQPSLFFDFINWINSKKNNACHNSKTKTKTKTKTNTKNSKP; translated from the coding sequence ATGGCAGTTCTGAGAGATCATTATTTTAAATTAGGTTCTGAATTACCTAAAGAACGTTTAAATGCTGCTACTCTGTTAATTTCTGAATTAATTGCTACagataatgaagaagaatggTCATATGCTTTAAATAGATTATTAAAAGGGATTTTAACTACTAGACAAGCAGCAAAATTTGGATTTAGTATGGCATTAACTGAAGttgttaatgaattaattaatcgGAATATTTTAACTGTTggtaaatatttaaatttactTGTTGAAACTACAAAAATTACTAGTTCAATGAAAGGTAAAGAACAACGAGCAATTTTATTTGGAAGATTATTTGGTTTACAagtattaattaattctaaaattattatattgaaaagtgaattaaatgatatgttacaatttgttgaaattttaaTGGAATTAAgtaattataaaaattgGATTCGAGAAACTGGAATTTTCACATTAAtacaatttataaaattattagataatattgaatatcgtgaaaaaatttatattaaaatattaaatttaattaataattttggaTTAAATTTATCTACTGAAGGTTTAgcaatttatttatcaattccACAAAGTGGTCAATTATCACAAAATATATCTAATATAAAaccaaattggaaaaatggTGATCCTTTTTATAAGGGGAATTTACCAATATTAGCTAAAGTTTTAAAAGATGTTGAAgtaattaatgatgaagaaacggaaacagaaacagaaacagaaacacAAACgaagaagacgaagaagaataagaataagaatcAACAAAAGAGTAGTTGGAATTCTCGTTTACCATTTGTTTGGGATTTAATTGTTGCcaaatttaatcaatttgttgttgataccaatattgaagatgaattacAAGATCTGATTagtatttcaaaaaaaagaaagaaaacacCACCACAAAAACATgttagtaataataaacgTGCTAAAATAGAACCAGaatatatttctttaaaagaattttggaaagttgttattgatgaaacattattttcagaaaaatcatcaaatgaaCGTAAATATTGGGggtttgaaatatttattaaatttatcacATCTTTGgaatcatcatcgtcatcatcgtcatcatcgtcatcattagttgaatatttatttactCCAAATTTCATGAGATGtttaatcaatcaacatGCATCATCAACAAGAATGTTATATAAGATTGCTCAACAAACTTTGAAAACTCTTGTGAAAACCATTCAACAAGAACCTAATTCTGAATTGGGTCCTATAGTTTTACTGTGTTTATTAGATGAATCAAAAGGTGGATGTTggaattttgatttaattagtAAATCTCAtactattgatgaaattttacAAATAAAATCTAATGTTAATcaatatatcaatattttattagaaaatttcataatcaaattaCAAACTCAAATTGTATCAGAAGACAGTAATAAcaccaacaataaaaattcaaatgataatattttaaaatggTATTTAGATAAAATTGTTTCCTTAATTAAACAtcataacaataacaataataataatcaattcaaattatctGATACTATATTGGAATCAATATTAACTAAATTACTTcaatattcattttttgataccaaagaaattaaaatatcaaaatttttacAATCTATTtgtaaagaaaaatttaattcaatattatcagaaattattactttaaaacttgaaaataaaatttataaaactTGGTCGACATTTTgttatcaaataattgaaaaattatcacaactcccaaaaaataaatgtcttgttgaatttgatgatgaaatatcTATAGTTAAACAAGAAACTgaacaattattatcaacaattattgaattaaacACTAATttaacatcatcatcatcatcatcatcatcagataaattatatatatttgaattgatgTTTTCAATGTGTTTGATACAATTATATAtggaagatgaagaaactATTCAagtaattaatgaattgaaattagtatttgaaaatcaattttctccaaaagatgatgataccaacaacaacaacaacaacaacaacaacaacaacaacaacaacaacaacaacaacaatgatgataatgataatgatgatgaaaataaaattgatgataatttagTTTTAACGGAAATTGTCTTGAGTTTTATTTCTAGAAAATCTactttatttaaaaaattatcagtTTTGGTTTgggaaaattttttatgtCAAGTTGATGATATGGGGAAATTACGTGTTAATGAAGGttgttttaaattattatttgatgtaTTAGAAgccaaagaaaataaacaagGTCAAGAAAAACTTTTTGAAGGAGATGAGGAGtttcaagaagaagaacaggaggaagaagaggaggaggaaaATGAAGAAGCACAGGATGACAAACTGAATGAAAATAGCGAAATTGATAGTGAAAGTGACAGTGACAGTGACAGTGACAATGAcagtgatgatgatgatgatgatgatgatgatagtGAGTtggataataatgaagacACCATCGCTGAAATAGATAAACAAactaatttgaaattagcTCAAGCTTTAGGAATTCCAACAAAAGAATCTGGTGAAgttaaatttgatgaattggatgATCTTTCatctgatgatgatgattatgaatcAGATTCAATGGATGATGAACAAATGATGGCTATGGATGATCAATTATCcaaaattttcaaacaaCGTCAAGAcacaataattaatttatctaCTGGTAACAAACGTAAATTGGAAGTTTTAGAAGCTAAAGAAAAtatgatttttttcaaaaatcgAGTTTTAGACTTGTTAGAAACATTTAATAAAGTTGCAATAAATCTGCATTATAATTTAACATTTATTAaaccattaattaatttgatgaatttaacTTTAGATAAAAATTTGGGAATTAAAGCTcataaattattgaaaaataaaatctccaaaactaaaattgaaaatgaagaattaaaaaagtactacaatgatgatgatgatgatgataataatctaTCTGAATATTACCATCACttgatcaatttaattgaagaattacaaACAAAGGCAAACACTATAAAATCATCTAATCAATCAGTTGTACAAAGTTATAATCAAagttgtattattattgccaaaaatttgttgaatttagATGAATCAAATATGCAAgctattgttgatatttattgtaaatcattaaaacaATGGTGCTTACAATCGGAAAGTAAATTACAAccttctttgtttttcgattttatcaattggatCAACAGTAAGAAGAATAATGCTTGTCATAAttcaaaaaccaaaaccaaaaccaaaaccaaaacaaatacCAAAAACAGTAAACCCTAA